One region of Oncorhynchus mykiss isolate Arlee chromosome 8, USDA_OmykA_1.1, whole genome shotgun sequence genomic DNA includes:
- the LOC118965478 gene encoding uncharacterized protein LOC118965478, whose amino-acid sequence MNCPEQTCLGGWLGEDGRRKGEGDENLEEVIHGGKWCREKRYGVVQRKEVWSGAEKGGMEWCRERRRGVVQRKEVWSGAEKGGVEWCRERRYGVVQRKEAWSGAEKGDVEWCRERRRGVVQRKEVWSGAEKGGMKWCRERRRGVVQRKEAWSGAEKGGMEWCRERRYEVVQRKEVWSGAEKGGVEWCRERRYGVVQRKEAWSGAEKGGVEWCRERRRGVVQRKEAWSGAEKGGVEWCRERRCV is encoded by the exons ATGAACTGTCCGGAGCAGACATGTCTTGGGGGGTGGTTGGGAGAAGATGGGAGAAGAAAAGGGGAAGGAGATGAGAATCTTGAAGAGGTGATTCACGGAGGGAAGTGGTGCAGAGAAAAGAGGTATGGAGTGGTGCAGAGAAAAGAGGTATGGAGTGGTGCAGAGAAAGGAGGTATGGAGTGGTGCAGAGAAAGGAGACGTGGAGTGGTGCAGAGAAAGGAGGTATGGAGTGGTGCAGAGAAAGGAGGCGTGGAGTGGTGCAGAGAAAGGAGGTATGGAGTGGTGCAGAGAAAGGAGGCGTGGAGTGGTGCAGAGAAAGGAGACGTGGAGTGGTGCAGAGAAAGGAGGCGTGGAGTGGTGCAGAGAAAGGAGGTATGGAGTGGTGCAGAGAAAGGAGGTATGAAGTGGTGCAGAGAAAGGAG ACGTGGAGTGGTGCAGAGAAAGGAGGCGTGGAGTGGTGCAGAGAAAGGAGGTATGGAGTGGTGCAGAGAAAGGAGGTATGAAGTGGTGCAGAGAAAGGAGGTATGGAGTGGTGCAGAGAAAGGAGGCGTGGAGTGGTGCAGAGAAAGGAGGTATGGAGTGGTGCAGAGAAAGGAGGCGTGGAGTGGTGCAGAGAAAGGAGGCGTGGAGTGGTGCAGAGAAAGGAGGCGTGGAGTGGTGCAGAGAAAGGAGGCGTGGAGTGGTGCAGAGAAAGGAGGCGTGGAGTGGTGCAGAGAAAGGAGGTGTGTTTAG